The genomic interval ACCTTGAGGGGAACACCCTAATCTGGGGACACCCTTCCTGCTACTTTGCCATGCTATATTTAGGTTGGGGCGATGGGTGCTGGGTGACCCCCCCAAAGGCAAGTGTCAGCTTTCCTCCTAaatatagctcaggggtaggggAACTAGAGTCCCAGAGTAGGGGCATGGCAGAGCAAAGGGCCCTGCCACCCAAGAGCCCGTCTGCTGCAGAGACACCCTGCTTGAGGTCTCTCCAGcatcctgcctttctttctgagGTCCACTCCTTGGGgtgttttcttcctgtctctctgtctctctggctggGTTTTTGAACCCCTGTGTCTTATGGTCACAGCTGGCTGTTTCGCTAGGCAGGTCACAGTTCTGAAAGCCCATCATGGTCTCCTCACTCTAATTACCTTGAAGTTTTCTTATCCACTTCAATACTTCCTGGTCCCCGGCCAAGAAATTCCAGGATAGAAGACTATGTGGGGGAGCCCGGACAGTCACTGTCTCCAGGCATTGGGCCTTATCACTGCACAAGCCCAGCTGGCTAATGTCTGGCTGGGAGACCCAGGAGGGGAGACAGGAGCGGAGGGTGGGAACCTGCACTAGACACCATAGCAATCTCAGGCCTGAGTCCGGGTTTGAATGGAAGGGCTGAGCTTCTGAACACTGGGTCTAAGGGGAGCCTGGACCCCTAAGTCTGAGGGAAGAGTGGCGGGGTGTGGACCCCAGTGTCTGATGGAGGAGGGTTGCAGCCTAGACTTCTAGAGCTGAAGTGGCCAAGGCCAGGCTTCCGAGGTGCCGGCCCGCGCGTGCTAGGCGGGATCCGCCGCCCCTCCTCCGCCGTCGGGCGCCGCCCCGCCTCCTCCCAGACCCAGGCCCTCCCCAGCGCAAACGGCGAGCAGCCGGCGAGCAGCGGGCGTCCGAGCCGCCAGCGAGCCGGAGGAGGAGCCGCAGCGGCGCCAGGGGCAGCCGGGGAGCAGAGAAGGGCGCCCCAGGTAAGAGCTCCGCGCCTCCTCTGGCACATTCCACGGTCCCGGTCGCCCGGCCCCCGGGTAGGGAGGGACGGGGGCGGGGCCGACAGGGGCGGGGTTTGgcggaggaaactgaggcaggacgGAAGTCTCCCAGAGGTGGAGCGGATCCCCTTCCAACCGACTCAGGAGTAGGGATCCCCAGCCCAATTTTCCTGGATGTGGAAGCAGGGAATCTCCATTTATGAACACCTTGGAGGAGGGGCCACAACCCTACAATTTttgggtctgagggaggaggcgTCTGGAGTCCAAGAAACTTAGTCTGCAGGAGGAGGCATCTGGGGAACCAGGTCACCTTCCCTGAGGGAGGATGGTTCAGGAGCCTTGGGCCCCTGGGTCTGAGGAAGGAGACAGCTGTGGACCTGGACacagtctgagggaggagggagcgGGCACCGGTGCTCCCTGTAGTGGTTTGGTAAACCTCTGCCCCTGATCACACTCAACACTTCCCATTCCCCCACCTCGGAGCCTGGCCAGCCAGACACTCCAGGTATGCGCAGTCGGAGTCTTGGGCGGGCCCTGGCCTGTCCTGCGAGGAGCGAACATTCCAGGAAGCAGCCTCAGGGACCCAGAGCGTGGGCCGGCGGGGACCCGGGTGTCCAGGCCAGCCCCACCCCCGCTGCGTTTAGTGGAGGAACGGGAGGAGGGGATGTAATCTCTTCCAGTTGCCTCACCTGcccctcctctctgctccccCCATCTGCTTCCCATCCCTCCAAAACTGTCACCTgcacagggagggaggaggggcccTCTGGAGGTGGGCGGGGCCTCTACTCCAAGGTACCCTAGGTTTTGAAAGACTCTGGATAGGGTGGCTTTTTATGGAGAGGTCGCGCCCTTCCCCCATCTACCTATATAACTGCTTTCCTTTCTCCCACAGGTGGGtgcccccttcctctcctgagaTGTCAGGGAGGAGACTACCTGTATCCTACACAGGGGCCCCACACAGCCTGGGGGCCCCCATCCCCAGAGTGAGGCCGTGGAGGTGCTGTTGACAGGTCTGGTATTCATTCACCGGCTGCTTTCCAGTCCTGGGCcagcttctagaatgttctagtCTCGCCACCTCTCTCCCAGCAGCCAAGTCAGTCTCACACGCAGGGAAGTCAAGGCCATGAAAACGGCAGGATTCGAGGGCTCCTCCAGGTTATAGGAACACGAGGGACAAGTGACAATGCTCAGACTTCAGATCTTACCCATGCCGCTTCTGTGTGACCCGGCAGAAAGCATTTCTCCTTGTGTTTgactgtacagccctggctggcatggaactcatgCAAAGGGGacaggcctcaaacttgtggccatcttcctgcctctgcctcctggttgcTGAGGGGTGCATTACCACACCCAGTTTTGCCTATTCCATTAACTGAATGCTTATTACTAACCTAAACGTTAAGCACTCCATGAGTTCCAGAGCATGAGGTACCCCTAAGGCCCTCCCGTAGTCTGCCAAGCTGACATTTACCCTCgggtggggcaggaggaggggtCCCATTACTCAggtgtcttccttctcctctaaCAACAGTCTCTCCATCTTCAGGTGTGCAAGCCATGCTCCCTCGCCACTCCTGCTcgctccttcttttccttttcctcttccccagcGTCCCCATGGAGCCCCAACCCCCATCCTCCACCCTGCCACCATTTCTGGCCCCTGAGTGGGACCTCTTGTCTCCCCGAGTGGCTCTGTCAAGGGGCGCCCCTGCCGggccccctctcctcttcctgctggAGGCCGGGGCCTATGGGGAGCCGGCAGGAGCCCCAGCCAACCGCAGCCGGCGCGGGGTGAGTGAGACGACGGCACCTGCAAGCCGCCGGGGTGAGCTGGCAGTGTGCGACGCAGTGAGTGGCTGGGTGACCGACCGGCGGACAGCTGTGGACTTGCGTGGGCGCGAGGTGGAGGTGCTGGGCGAGGTGCCTGCGGCAGGTGGCAGTCCCCTGCGTCAGTACTTCTTCGAGACGCGCTGCAAGGCCGAAAGCGCTGGGGAAGGTGGCCCAGGTGTGGGCGGAGGGGGTTGTCGCGGCGTGGATCGGAGGCACTGGCTCTCAGAATGCAAGGCTAAGCAGTCCTATGTGCGGGCGTTGACTGCAGACTCCCAGGGCCGCGTGGGCTGGCGCTGGATTCGGATCGACACAGCTTGCGTCTGCACGCTCCTCAGCCGAACAGGCCGGGCCTGAGGTCCAGGCTTGGGAACTGCCCAggttgagggagaaaaaaaaaaaacaaaaaaaaacaaaaacaaaagcaaaaaacagctGGATGCTGAAAGGACCACAGGGGTAGCCCGCTGCTCTACTGTGCCTTCTGACTGGGAACTGAAATAACCACAGAATCAAATCCCTCTCATTTTAAAAGCTCAGTCCGTGTGGAATGTATGATGGAACCAAATGGGGGTTCAAGTGATGAATAGGAGTTCTCCCAGAGGAACTTGACATTAATAATAATAGCCAATGTTTACTATTTACTGTTTATCAGACCTAATATATGACTGTTAACCATTTTAACATCAGAGGACCCTGGCTCACCCTGGCAAGAGGAACGAGGAAAGAAAACGTGATGCATGAGCCGGGGCTAGACCTGGATCGGTAGGCTGTTTCTGGTTGCTTAGCATGCACACAGTCCTGGGCTCTAACTTGAGCACCACATCATAAACCATGCACGGTGGTACCCATCTGCAGTGCCAGTActtaggaggtaaaggcagaTAGATCAGGAGTTCATGGCCATCCTTAGCTACAaagggagtttgaagccagccttgtctatatggGAATCtatctgaataaaataaaaagcctggGTCTGGGTGTTGTGATAtgtatctgtaatcctagtacttgagaaGTTGCAGACAGAAGATTGCCTGAAggtccagggcagcctgggctacataaactGTTCTGTCTGGGGCAAGGGCAAATGGGTCAGGTGGGAAAGCGATGGAAGCAATTGGTCCCAGAACGGTGAGGATGTGATCAGGGAAAGGCACTGAGTTCCCGGGAGCCTAGGCTCACCAGAGAAGTCTGACCTGGCCAAGGCACACAAGCATCCTGCTTTGAGTACTGAGCCCAACCACCCAAGGAGCAGAAGCAAGCATGCATACCTCACATCCAGAGTGGCCCCTAATCTTTTTTGTTCAGCTCTAAtctggagacagagtctcctcATGCAGCTCATTGGAGGGTGgaccttgaactttttttttttttttttcttcaagacagggtttctctgtgcagccctggctgttctggaactcactctgtagaccaggctggcctcaaactcagagatctgcctgtcttcacctccccaatgctggcattaaaggcttACATCACCACTGTGTGGCTAGGCCTTGAATTta from Arvicanthis niloticus isolate mArvNil1 chromosome 1, mArvNil1.pat.X, whole genome shotgun sequence carries:
- the Ntf4 gene encoding neurotrophin-4; this encodes MLPRHSCSLLLFLFLFPSVPMEPQPPSSTLPPFLAPEWDLLSPRVALSRGAPAGPPLLFLLEAGAYGEPAGAPANRSRRGVSETTAPASRRGELAVCDAVSGWVTDRRTAVDLRGREVEVLGEVPAAGGSPLRQYFFETRCKAESAGEGGPGVGGGGCRGVDRRHWLSECKAKQSYVRALTADSQGRVGWRWIRIDTACVCTLLSRTGRA